Proteins from a genomic interval of Rhipicephalus microplus isolate Deutch F79 chromosome 6, USDA_Rmic, whole genome shotgun sequence:
- the LOC142765342 gene encoding uncharacterized protein LOC142765342: MPPIRCLLTVPHIQIKRTYHLEEGSVVALKHAIATCPVLGSQVQLSCSNFQVMDPLFNELVDLATEDSIPDMSKIVLMAQQESSGNEAPSCSSSQDDMPATPCVSYNGAVLEDAEFFWLMVDQTKCFQVTNAEEGLVAIMCANWLFNVQYACKAFNTLVVLERFFLELEKTTPRSVVAKFLNIVVKST; this comes from the exons ATGCCGCCGATCCGTTGTCTGCTGACTGTACCGCACATTCAGATAAAGCGGACGTACCACTTGGAAGAAGGTTCCGTGGTCGCCCTCAAACATGCGATTGCCACATGTCCTGTCCTTGGGTCGCAAGTTCAACTGTCTTGCAGCAACTTTCAG GTAATGGATCCTCTGTTCAATGAACTTGTCGACCTCGCTACTGAAGACAGCATACCCGATATGTCGAAAATCGTTCTTATGGCACAGCAAGAAAGTAGCGGGAATGAAGCGCCGTCATGTTCATCGTCACAG GACGACATGCCAGCAACGCCATGTGTATCTTATAATGGGGCCGTCCTTGAAGATGCAGAGTTTTTCTGGCTGATGGTAGACCAGACAAAGTGTTTTCAAGTGACTAATGCAGAGGAAGGACTTGTCGCAATTATGTGTGCAAACTGGTTGTTCAATGTTCAATATGCTTGTAAAGCGTTCAACACCCTTGTCGTCCTCGAAAGATTTTTTCTTGAGCTCGAAAAGACAACACCAAGATCTGTTGTTGCGAAGTTCTTAAACATTGTCGTAAAATCCACATAG